A stretch of the Halorussus salinus genome encodes the following:
- a CDS encoding NAD-dependent epimerase/dehydratase family protein — protein MQGKRVLVTGGAGFIGSNLANHLADDNDVLAVDDCYLGTPENLDEEVEFHDVSVLDDDLPTEEVDVLFHLAALSSYPMHEEDPTKGARVNVEGFVNTVEQVREDGCDTVVYASTSSIYGDRTEPSPEEMDVTARTGYEASKLARERYGEYFAYHYDMNMAGMRFFSVYEGFGGAEEHKDEYANLIAQFADDLANGEAPVIYGDGTQTRDFTHVSDIARGLELAADHELTGIYNLGTGESYSLNTLVERLNDALGTDIEPEYVENPIPEKVYVHDTMADSSKMKEATGWEPEISFGEGLKRVCSYYEE, from the coding sequence ATGCAAGGGAAACGAGTCCTCGTCACCGGCGGCGCGGGCTTCATCGGGTCGAACTTGGCGAACCATCTCGCCGACGACAACGACGTTCTCGCGGTGGACGACTGCTATCTCGGCACGCCCGAGAATCTGGACGAGGAGGTCGAGTTCCACGACGTGAGCGTGCTGGACGACGACTTGCCGACCGAGGAGGTAGACGTACTCTTTCACCTCGCGGCGCTGTCGTCGTACCCCATGCACGAGGAGGACCCGACGAAGGGCGCGCGCGTCAACGTCGAGGGGTTCGTCAACACGGTCGAGCAGGTCCGAGAGGACGGCTGTGACACCGTGGTCTACGCCTCGACTTCGTCCATCTACGGCGACCGGACCGAACCCTCGCCCGAGGAGATGGACGTGACCGCCCGGACCGGCTACGAGGCCTCGAAGCTCGCGCGGGAACGCTACGGCGAGTACTTCGCGTACCACTACGACATGAACATGGCCGGGATGCGGTTTTTCAGCGTCTACGAGGGTTTCGGCGGTGCGGAGGAACACAAAGACGAGTACGCCAACCTCATCGCGCAGTTCGCCGACGACCTCGCGAACGGCGAGGCTCCTGTCATCTACGGCGACGGCACCCAGACGCGGGACTTCACTCACGTCTCGGACATCGCTCGCGGCCTCGAACTCGCCGCGGACCACGAACTCACCGGCATCTACAACCTCGGGACCGGCGAGTCCTACAGTCTGAACACGCTGGTCGAGCGACTCAACGACGCGTTGGGCACCGACATCGAACCGGAGTACGTCGAGAACCCGATTCCCGAGAAAGTGTACGTCCACGACACGATGGCGGACTCCTCGAAAATGAAGGAAGCGACCGGGTGGGAACCGGAGATTAGCTTCGGCGAGGGTCTGAAGCGCGTCTGTTCGTACTACGAGGAGTAA
- the rocF gene encoding arginase, producing MNEQVRIIGVPMDLGADRRGVDMGSSTIRYAGLADELDALGLDVTDVGDLPVPRAEERDPEAEAPSEGNAKFLRETADVCTRLADEVADAIDAGQFPLVLGGDHSIAIGTARGAARDADLGVVWFDAHGDFNTPKTSPSGNVHGMPLAALLGIGDFADTEWANAPTISEENVALVGLRRLDDDERRAIRESDVTAYTMSDIDERGVTPVVEDALDVATDGTDGIHVSLDMDWLDPKEAPGVGTPVRGGVSYREAHSALETVAERDETEGILRSLEVVEVNAILDEHNETAELATELAASGLGKRIL from the coding sequence ATGAACGAACAGGTGCGAATCATCGGCGTCCCGATGGACCTCGGCGCGGACCGACGCGGCGTGGACATGGGGTCGTCTACCATCCGATACGCCGGACTCGCCGACGAACTCGACGCGCTCGGTCTCGACGTGACCGACGTGGGCGACCTGCCGGTCCCCCGCGCCGAGGAGCGCGACCCCGAGGCCGAGGCTCCCAGCGAGGGGAACGCCAAGTTCCTCCGCGAGACCGCCGACGTGTGTACGCGCCTCGCCGACGAGGTGGCCGACGCCATCGACGCCGGGCAGTTCCCGCTCGTCCTCGGCGGCGACCACTCCATCGCCATCGGGACCGCGAGGGGCGCGGCCCGCGACGCCGACCTCGGCGTGGTCTGGTTCGACGCCCACGGCGACTTCAACACGCCCAAAACGTCACCGTCGGGTAACGTCCACGGGATGCCGCTGGCGGCACTCCTCGGTATCGGCGACTTCGCCGACACCGAGTGGGCCAACGCCCCGACCATCAGCGAGGAGAACGTCGCGCTGGTCGGTCTCCGGCGACTGGACGACGACGAGCGCCGGGCCATCCGCGAGAGCGACGTGACCGCCTACACCATGTCGGACATCGACGAGCGCGGCGTCACGCCGGTCGTCGAGGACGCGCTGGACGTAGCGACCGACGGCACCGACGGCATCCACGTCAGCCTCGACATGGACTGGCTCGACCCGAAGGAAGCGCCCGGCGTCGGGACGCCGGTCCGGGGCGGCGTGAGCTACCGGGAGGCCCACTCCGCGCTGGAGACGGTCGCCGAGCGCGACGAGACGGAAGGTATCCTCCGGTCGCTGGAGGTCGTGGAAGTCAACGCCATCTTGGACGAACACAACGAGACCGCCGAGTTGGCGACCGAACTGGCCGCGAGCGGTCTCGGGAAGCGGATTCTGTAG
- a CDS encoding Rrf2 family transcriptional regulator, translating into MSTIELTASQKKILRALVDLHRETEDAVKGEDIADEVDRNPGTIRNQMQSLKALQLVEGVPGPKGGYKPTANAFDALGVQDMDQEAEVPIALGGEPLDDVNVEEIDLASVHHPELCRAEIHVRGSVGRFHEGDSVRVGPTPLSKLVVTGTVDGKDDTSNIVILKIGSMEAPAEEPDH; encoded by the coding sequence ATGTCTACAATCGAACTGACGGCGAGTCAAAAGAAGATCCTCCGCGCGCTCGTGGACCTCCACCGCGAGACCGAAGACGCGGTCAAGGGCGAAGACATCGCCGACGAAGTCGACCGAAACCCCGGTACTATCCGCAATCAGATGCAGAGTCTCAAGGCCCTCCAACTCGTCGAAGGCGTCCCCGGTCCGAAGGGTGGGTACAAGCCGACCGCGAACGCGTTCGACGCGCTCGGTGTCCAAGACATGGACCAAGAGGCCGAGGTCCCCATCGCGCTCGGCGGCGAACCGCTCGACGACGTGAACGTCGAGGAGATCGACCTCGCCAGCGTCCATCACCCTGAACTCTGTCGGGCCGAGATTCACGTCCGCGGGTCGGTGGGGCGGTTTCACGAGGGCGACAGCGTTCGCGTCGGCCCGACGCCGCTCTCGAAACTCGTCGTCACGGGGACGGTGGACGGGAAAGACGACACCAGCAACATCGTGATTCTCAAGATAGGGTCGATGGAAGCGCCCGCCGAAGAACCCGACCACTAA
- a CDS encoding twin-arginine translocation signal domain-containing protein translates to MVHGHGERKISDEQRREFLKALGAGGAVAAGGATLGDVRDAVETGGGTELASVGEAIRSDVAGSLDADLLAAGRADLAGAAADLTAVPDRGLPGANEGPREEFAAVAAAARPTYDHLGEVGFFESTTERLPEFSPEYIEDSVRRFVVSDGLAGTLSDHSFSEQELVDLLATVVGHRERIGERHWVATDQLPREQMEMGEHVPAMTKAAAGGVLLWLEDLDDHLWRNGVILTDEILADAAWDARAMAAGFDLMADGARRIAEEDGTGDDELAGLLSSGFALQAIAQNLLPRDAYWVTEEMRAERTNDIEVPN, encoded by the coding sequence ATGGTTCATGGACACGGAGAGCGGAAAATTTCTGACGAACAGCGCCGGGAGTTCCTCAAGGCACTGGGTGCCGGTGGAGCGGTCGCGGCCGGAGGAGCGACGCTCGGCGACGTGCGGGACGCGGTCGAGACCGGCGGGGGAACCGAACTCGCGTCCGTCGGCGAGGCGATTCGGAGCGACGTGGCGGGGTCGCTCGACGCCGACCTGCTGGCGGCGGGTCGGGCCGACCTCGCCGGGGCGGCGGCCGACCTGACCGCGGTTCCCGACCGGGGTCTCCCCGGCGCGAACGAGGGGCCGCGCGAGGAGTTCGCCGCAGTCGCCGCGGCGGCCCGACCGACGTACGACCACCTCGGCGAGGTCGGCTTCTTCGAGAGTACGACCGAGCGACTGCCGGAGTTCTCGCCCGAGTACATCGAAGACAGCGTGCGCCGGTTCGTCGTCAGCGACGGACTGGCTGGCACGCTCTCGGACCACAGCTTCTCCGAGCAGGAACTCGTGGACCTGTTGGCGACCGTCGTCGGCCACCGCGAGCGAATCGGCGAGCGCCACTGGGTCGCCACCGACCAACTGCCCCGCGAGCAGATGGAGATGGGCGAACACGTCCCCGCGATGACGAAGGCCGCCGCGGGCGGCGTCCTCCTCTGGTTGGAGGACTTGGACGACCACCTCTGGCGCAACGGCGTCATCCTGACCGACGAGATTCTGGCCGACGCGGCGTGGGACGCCCGCGCGATGGCGGCCGGGTTCGACCTGATGGCCGACGGTGCGCGCCGAATCGCCGAGGAGGACGGGACCGGCGACGACGAACTCGCTGGTCTGCTGTCGTCCGGATTCGCCCTACAGGCCATCGCCCAGAACCTCCTGCCGCGGGACGCCTACTGGGTGACCGAGGAGATGCGCGCCGAGCGAACGAACGACATCGAGGTTCCCAACTGA
- a CDS encoding outer membrane protein assembly factor BamB family protein: MPADIDPTTEEIEPEERPHYIDTGPEARGEDQLVHFNRPGFTTEFRLGGATAAWQGRAPSRIEGQSNPTLNLEAGNTYRVVWENVDGAPHNFVIQDADGNRVVGTEVYSSQGEMVTLSFQATEEMDRYICTVHPNTMVGDVEIAGEGPSPGGQQTEQLQEPPGPGATQEPVPEMNVTTGMLEEDDERRDSWLTYDKGLGQRGYTPADQLDADNVASLEQKYTIPTDSAGIETNPVVVPSDPPVMYYTTSNLAVVAANARTGEKYWQFKYALPEDAAGQTGRNRGVAVWQDKVYFATTDSYLVALDRYTGEKEWETLMLTDEQQREMDQPKRMSISQAPIAYDGRILVGMSGDFGGWCVASSVDAESGDVRWQVNMAPKDAWIGDSWRFASNAPWMSPSIDPETNNVFYAVGNPCPMMNGIVRPGPNKHSNSIVAIDLDSGDVEWASQQIPHELWDYDSHATPTVFDLEVDGETHRAVSTDQKAGWTYVYDAETGRLLERTAPWTEQDHEWADHFLALPPRGEENAGTCWPGTIGATEWPPCAYDPDTGLRYVAAVDAAQRVSYDPDWEYETQGDITLAEGGSRLASEDTSHSAFVQAVDPATGDLAWRTELPDVNPEWSHWRIWPGGTTATGGGVLFVPSSGGHVYALDTETGERIWSAETDADRITPSPVVWDDPTEGTQYVAVAADDEITVWTSGGFEG; the protein is encoded by the coding sequence ATGCCCGCCGATATCGACCCCACGACCGAGGAGATCGAACCGGAGGAACGACCCCACTACATCGACACCGGGCCGGAGGCCCGCGGCGAGGACCAACTCGTCCACTTCAACCGTCCGGGCTTCACCACCGAGTTCAGACTCGGCGGCGCGACCGCCGCGTGGCAGGGCCGCGCGCCCTCCCGAATCGAGGGGCAATCGAATCCGACGCTGAACTTGGAAGCCGGGAACACGTACCGAGTCGTCTGGGAGAACGTCGACGGCGCGCCCCACAACTTCGTGATTCAGGACGCCGACGGGAACCGCGTCGTCGGAACCGAGGTGTACTCCTCGCAGGGCGAGATGGTCACGCTGTCGTTTCAGGCCACCGAGGAGATGGACCGGTACATCTGCACCGTCCACCCCAACACGATGGTCGGCGACGTAGAAATCGCGGGCGAGGGTCCCAGCCCCGGCGGCCAGCAGACCGAGCAACTCCAAGAACCGCCGGGACCGGGCGCGACCCAAGAGCCGGTCCCCGAGATGAACGTGACGACCGGAATGTTAGAGGAGGACGACGAGCGCCGCGACTCGTGGCTCACCTACGACAAGGGACTGGGCCAGCGCGGCTACACGCCCGCCGACCAACTCGACGCCGACAACGTCGCCAGCCTCGAACAGAAGTACACCATCCCGACCGACAGCGCGGGCATCGAGACGAACCCCGTCGTCGTCCCGTCGGACCCGCCGGTGATGTACTACACGACCAGCAACCTCGCCGTCGTCGCGGCCAACGCCCGCACCGGCGAGAAGTACTGGCAGTTCAAGTACGCGCTCCCGGAGGACGCCGCGGGCCAGACCGGTCGCAACCGCGGCGTCGCCGTCTGGCAGGACAAGGTGTACTTCGCGACGACCGACTCGTATCTGGTCGCGCTCGACCGGTACACCGGCGAGAAGGAGTGGGAGACGCTGATGCTCACCGACGAGCAACAGCGCGAGATGGACCAGCCGAAACGGATGTCCATTAGCCAAGCGCCCATCGCCTACGACGGGCGGATTCTCGTCGGCATGAGCGGCGACTTCGGGGGCTGGTGTGTCGCCTCGTCGGTCGATGCGGAGTCGGGCGACGTTCGGTGGCAGGTCAACATGGCTCCGAAGGACGCGTGGATAGGGGATAGCTGGCGGTTCGCCAGCAACGCGCCGTGGATGAGTCCCTCCATCGACCCGGAGACGAACAACGTCTTCTACGCGGTGGGCAACCCCTGCCCGATGATGAACGGCATCGTCCGGCCGGGACCGAACAAGCACTCGAACTCCATCGTCGCCATCGACCTCGACTCCGGCGACGTGGAGTGGGCCAGCCAGCAGATTCCCCACGAGCTGTGGGACTACGACAGCCACGCCACTCCGACGGTTTTCGACCTCGAAGTGGACGGCGAGACCCACCGTGCCGTCTCGACCGACCAGAAGGCCGGGTGGACCTACGTCTACGACGCCGAGACCGGGCGGCTCCTCGAACGCACCGCGCCGTGGACCGAGCAGGACCACGAGTGGGCCGACCACTTCCTCGCGCTCCCGCCCCGCGGCGAGGAGAACGCCGGGACCTGCTGGCCGGGCACCATCGGCGCGACCGAGTGGCCGCCGTGCGCCTACGACCCCGACACCGGGCTACGCTACGTCGCGGCGGTGGACGCGGCCCAGCGCGTCTCCTACGACCCCGACTGGGAGTACGAGACGCAGGGCGACATCACGCTCGCGGAGGGCGGGTCGCGACTCGCCTCGGAGGACACCTCCCACTCCGCGTTCGTGCAGGCGGTGGACCCCGCGACCGGCGACCTCGCGTGGCGGACCGAACTCCCGGACGTGAACCCCGAGTGGTCCCACTGGCGCATCTGGCCCGGCGGGACGACCGCGACCGGGGGCGGCGTCCTGTTCGTCCCCTCGTCGGGCGGGCACGTCTACGCGCTCGACACCGAGACCGGCGAGCGCATCTGGAGCGCCGAGACCGACGCCGACCGCATCACCCCCTCGCCGGTGGTTTGGGACGACCCGACCGAGGGCACCCAGTACGTCGCGGTGGCGGCCGACGACGAGATAACGGTCTGGACCTCCGGCGGCTTCGAGGGCTGA
- a CDS encoding mechanosensitive ion channel family protein, with protein sequence MVPLQQFEWPTTTEEFIAQFGDLLWDVAAFLVAFVVVYLLGRYVLVRVVRRSLSARGFDTAVVQLATTTAGAIALFVAVAVAFTVAGFGSFLAAFATLGGALALALGFAAQDLVANFVAGVFILKDKPFEVGDWIEWNDSSGVVREVDLRVTKVETFNNEVVTVPNSTLANNAVTNAMANDRLRLQFVFGIGYDEDIDAARDIILEDARSLPDVLDDPEPTVRTTELADSYVGLESRIWIDDPGRGKFKSVLSEHVEGVKERFDAEEIEMPYPYRELTGGISVEEASQLDQADVTGE encoded by the coding sequence ATGGTTCCGTTACAGCAGTTCGAGTGGCCGACCACGACCGAGGAGTTCATCGCCCAGTTCGGCGACCTCCTCTGGGACGTGGCCGCGTTCCTCGTCGCGTTCGTGGTGGTGTACCTCCTCGGGCGGTACGTGCTGGTTCGGGTCGTACGGCGGTCGCTGTCGGCCCGCGGATTCGACACCGCGGTCGTGCAGTTGGCGACGACGACCGCGGGTGCGATAGCCCTGTTCGTGGCCGTCGCGGTGGCGTTCACGGTCGCGGGGTTCGGGAGTTTTCTGGCGGCGTTCGCCACGTTGGGGGGCGCGCTCGCGTTGGCGCTCGGGTTCGCCGCGCAGGATTTGGTCGCCAACTTCGTCGCGGGCGTGTTCATCCTCAAGGACAAGCCCTTCGAGGTCGGCGACTGGATAGAGTGGAACGACTCGTCGGGCGTCGTCCGCGAGGTTGACCTCCGGGTCACGAAGGTCGAGACGTTCAACAACGAGGTCGTCACGGTGCCCAACTCGACGCTGGCCAACAACGCGGTGACGAACGCGATGGCCAACGACCGACTCAGACTCCAGTTCGTCTTCGGCATCGGCTACGACGAGGACATCGACGCGGCCCGAGACATCATCCTCGAAGACGCCCGGTCGCTCCCCGACGTACTGGACGACCCCGAACCGACGGTCCGGACGACCGAACTCGCCGACTCCTACGTCGGACTCGAATCCCGCATCTGGATAGACGACCCCGGCCGCGGGAAGTTCAAGTCGGTCCTCTCGGAACACGTCGAGGGCGTCAAAGAGCGGTTCGACGCCGAGGAGATAGAGATGCCCTACCCCTACCGGGAACTCACCGGCGGCATCTCCGTCGAGGAGGCCAGCCAACTCGACCAAGCGGACGTGACCGGCGAGTGA
- the gyrA gene encoding DNA gyrase subunit A — MSSDVPEPTDVDAARIDTARIEDEMEQSYIDYAMSVIAGRALPDVRDGLKPVHRRILYAMHEEGVTSGSSHRKSSSIVGETMGNYHPHGDSPIYDAMVRMAQDFSMRYPLVDGQGNFGSVDGDPPAAMRYTEARMAPIAEELLSDIDMDTVDFSANYDDRLQEPDVLPAAFPNLLVNGSSGIAVGMSTNIPPHNLGEIIDATIELIDNPDATVEDLMDHVKGPDFPTGANIVGHNAVHAAYKTGRGRIRVRAEYEVEERENGSDRIVITELPYQTNKARMVEKIADAVNDGAIEGIRDLRDESDRDGIRIVVELKRNAMAEVVKNQLLERFLEKTFGVINLALVDGQPQVLTLKETLRHYLDHRKEVVRRRSQYELGEKQDRAHILDGRLTALEHADDVVDIIRDAEDRDDAKAALREAYEFSGDQVDHIVRMQLGSLTSMEAAEIEDEYDEVQARIERLETILGDEEELLSVIEEELLAIKDEYDDDRRTSFIEDTDEVTREDLIAEEDVVVVVTEQDYVKRMPVSQFDAQNRGGKGIIGGDIKEGDRVSKVFRANTHDYLLCFTNQGQVYRLKTYEIPEMSRTARGKSAINLLDLDDGEEITAVVNTDDFEDEECLSMVTRDGYVKRTAASEFDNILSTGIIAAKLEDGDELVDVKVTNGSTDLLVATREGMAIRFDEDEAREMGRNARGVRGVDLEGQDKVAGMVAVEDDTEQDLLTVTENGYGKRTPLTEYRKQSRNGKGLVDIKTGDRNGRVTSVKAVGPADHLVIMSESGQIMRIRAADISEVGRNTMGVKVMELEGDDGVATVDVIPDANGDDAAETDETGETDE, encoded by the coding sequence ATGAGTTCAGACGTACCCGAACCGACAGACGTGGACGCTGCACGTATCGACACCGCTCGCATCGAAGACGAGATGGAGCAGAGCTACATCGACTACGCGATGTCCGTCATCGCGGGTCGAGCCTTACCCGACGTTCGCGACGGTCTCAAGCCCGTCCACCGGCGCATCCTCTACGCGATGCACGAGGAGGGCGTCACCAGCGGGTCGAGCCACCGGAAGTCCTCGTCCATCGTGGGCGAGACGATGGGTAACTACCACCCGCACGGCGACAGCCCCATCTACGACGCGATGGTCCGGATGGCCCAAGACTTCTCGATGCGCTACCCTCTCGTGGACGGCCAAGGGAACTTCGGCTCGGTGGACGGCGACCCGCCCGCCGCGATGCGGTACACCGAGGCCCGGATGGCCCCCATCGCCGAGGAGCTACTGTCCGACATCGACATGGACACGGTGGACTTCTCGGCCAACTACGACGACCGCCTGCAGGAACCGGACGTGCTTCCCGCGGCGTTCCCGAACCTGCTGGTCAACGGCTCGTCGGGTATCGCGGTCGGGATGTCCACGAACATCCCGCCGCACAACCTCGGCGAGATAATCGACGCGACCATCGAACTCATCGACAATCCCGACGCGACCGTCGAGGACCTGATGGACCACGTGAAGGGACCGGACTTCCCGACCGGCGCGAACATCGTCGGGCACAACGCGGTCCACGCCGCGTACAAGACCGGCCGGGGGCGCATCCGCGTCCGCGCCGAGTACGAGGTCGAGGAGCGCGAGAACGGGAGCGACCGCATCGTCATCACGGAACTCCCCTACCAGACCAACAAGGCCCGGATGGTCGAGAAGATAGCCGACGCGGTCAACGACGGCGCTATCGAGGGCATCCGTGACCTGCGCGACGAGTCGGACCGCGACGGCATCCGCATCGTCGTGGAGTTGAAGCGCAACGCGATGGCGGAGGTCGTCAAGAACCAACTGCTCGAACGCTTCCTCGAAAAGACGTTCGGCGTCATCAACCTCGCGCTGGTGGACGGCCAACCGCAGGTCCTCACGCTGAAAGAGACCCTGCGCCACTACCTCGACCACCGCAAGGAGGTCGTTCGGCGGCGCAGTCAGTACGAACTCGGCGAGAAGCAAGACCGCGCTCACATCCTCGACGGCCGACTCACGGCGCTCGAACACGCCGACGACGTGGTGGACATCATCCGAGACGCCGAGGACCGCGACGACGCGAAGGCCGCGCTCCGGGAGGCCTACGAGTTCTCCGGCGACCAAGTGGACCACATCGTCCGGATGCAGTTGGGCAGTCTCACCTCGATGGAGGCCGCCGAAATCGAGGACGAGTACGACGAGGTGCAGGCCCGCATCGAGCGACTGGAGACGATTCTGGGCGACGAGGAGGAACTCCTCTCGGTCATCGAGGAGGAACTCCTCGCCATCAAGGACGAGTACGACGACGACCGCCGGACCTCGTTCATCGAGGACACCGACGAGGTGACCCGCGAGGACCTCATCGCCGAGGAGGACGTGGTCGTCGTCGTCACCGAGCAGGACTACGTGAAACGGATGCCCGTCTCGCAGTTCGACGCCCAGAACCGCGGCGGCAAGGGCATCATCGGCGGCGACATCAAGGAGGGCGACCGGGTGTCGAAGGTGTTCCGAGCGAACACTCACGACTACCTCCTCTGTTTCACCAATCAAGGGCAGGTCTACCGCCTGAAGACCTACGAGATTCCCGAGATGTCCCGGACCGCGCGGGGTAAGTCCGCCATCAATCTGCTGGACTTGGACGACGGCGAGGAGATAACCGCGGTCGTCAACACCGACGACTTCGAGGACGAGGAGTGTCTGAGCATGGTCACGCGCGACGGCTACGTCAAGCGGACCGCGGCCTCCGAGTTCGACAACATCCTCTCGACGGGCATCATCGCCGCGAAGTTGGAGGACGGCGACGAACTCGTGGACGTGAAGGTGACGAACGGTTCGACCGACCTGCTGGTCGCCACCCGCGAGGGGATGGCGATTCGGTTCGACGAGGACGAGGCCCGCGAGATGGGCCGCAACGCCCGCGGCGTCCGCGGCGTGGACCTCGAAGGCCAAGATAAAGTCGCGGGGATGGTCGCGGTCGAGGACGACACCGAGCAGGACCTGCTGACGGTCACGGAGAACGGCTACGGCAAGCGGACGCCGCTCACCGAGTACCGCAAGCAATCGCGTAACGGCAAGGGACTCGTGGACATCAAGACCGGCGACCGCAACGGGCGGGTCACGTCGGTCAAGGCAGTCGGTCCGGCCGACCACCTCGTCATCATGAGCGAGAGCGGCCAGATAATGCGCATCCGAGCGGCCGACATCTCCGAGGTCGGCCGGAACACGATGGGCGTGAAAGTGATGGAACTCGAAGGCGACGACGGCGTGGCCACCGTGGACGTGATTCCGGACGCGAACGGCGACGACGCGGCCGAGACCGACGAGACTGGCGAGACCGACGAATAA
- a CDS encoding HAD family hydrolase, translating into MADYDAIVFDNDGVLVEPPSDATLRAAAEEAFRAVGVESPDDQHIADVERGVTPERLRAVCETYGVDPDEFWTARDRRAVAGQRDEFRDGRRARYDDVAAVEELPHDFGLVSSNQHETIEFILDHCEFADWFGTHYGRKIGIESIDVKKPNPHFLDRAMADLGAETGLYVGDSESDVVAAHRAGLDSVFVRRDHCANVELSVEPDYEVEDLWGVAEIAGN; encoded by the coding sequence ATGGCCGACTACGACGCAATCGTCTTCGACAACGACGGCGTGCTGGTCGAACCGCCGAGCGACGCGACCCTGCGTGCGGCCGCCGAGGAGGCCTTCCGCGCGGTGGGCGTCGAGTCGCCCGACGACCAGCACATCGCCGACGTGGAACGGGGCGTCACGCCCGAGCGCCTGCGAGCGGTCTGCGAGACCTACGGCGTGGACCCAGACGAGTTCTGGACCGCCCGCGACCGCCGCGCCGTCGCGGGGCAACGCGACGAGTTCCGCGACGGGCGGCGAGCGCGCTACGACGACGTGGCCGCCGTCGAGGAGTTACCCCACGACTTCGGCCTCGTCAGTTCCAACCAACACGAGACCATCGAGTTCATCCTCGACCACTGCGAGTTCGCCGACTGGTTCGGGACCCACTACGGCCGGAAAATCGGCATCGAGAGCATCGACGTGAAGAAGCCGAACCCCCACTTCCTCGACCGCGCGATGGCCGACCTCGGTGCCGAGACCGGCCTCTACGTCGGCGACAGCGAGAGCGACGTGGTGGCGGCCCACCGCGCCGGTCTCGATTCCGTCTTCGTCCGCCGCGACCACTGCGCAAACGTCGAGTTGTCGGTCGAACCGGACTACGAAGTCGAAGACCTGTGGGGCGTCGCGGAAATCGCAGGTAACTAA
- a CDS encoding NAD(P)/FAD-dependent oxidoreductase, giving the protein MTEKVVVLGAGYAGAGAVQSLEAELEHADAELTWISENNYHLVLHESHRVIRDPSVEDDIKIPVGEIASPGTEFIQARVESVDTDDQTVELDGDDAVEYDYLLVALGSQTAYYGIPGMEENALTLKGLDDAHEIHRQVEEAASKASRNDPAKVVIGGAGLSGIQSAGEIAEYRDEHRAPIDIYLVEALEEIMPGQDSELQGTVRRHLEEADVEILTDDPITEADEEAIHFDEGDPLDYDVFVWTGGITGQDALDGCDLDNEHNRVTCESDFQTSDENVFAVGDSAIIDQGENPAPPTAQAAWQAAEVVGENIARAINDQPLKTWTHEDKGTVLSIGDKAVAHDVDAIPVRTFNSYPAKFLKKAIAARWIADVSSVPTALKAWDSL; this is encoded by the coding sequence ATGACTGAGAAGGTCGTCGTACTCGGCGCGGGTTACGCCGGGGCAGGCGCAGTTCAGAGTCTCGAAGCCGAGTTGGAACACGCGGACGCGGAACTGACGTGGATTTCGGAGAACAACTACCACCTCGTCCTCCACGAGTCCCACCGCGTCATCCGCGACCCGAGCGTCGAAGACGACATCAAGATTCCGGTCGGCGAGATTGCGAGTCCGGGTACGGAGTTCATCCAAGCCCGCGTCGAGAGCGTCGATACCGACGACCAGACCGTCGAGTTGGACGGCGACGACGCCGTCGAGTACGACTACCTGCTCGTCGCGCTCGGGAGCCAGACCGCCTACTACGGCATCCCCGGCATGGAGGAGAACGCCCTCACCCTCAAGGGTCTGGACGACGCCCACGAGATTCACCGGCAGGTCGAGGAGGCCGCCTCGAAGGCCTCGCGCAACGACCCCGCGAAGGTCGTCATCGGCGGCGCGGGTCTCTCGGGCATCCAGAGCGCGGGCGAAATCGCGGAGTACCGCGACGAACACCGCGCGCCAATCGACATCTACCTCGTGGAAGCCCTCGAAGAGATCATGCCCGGACAGGACTCGGAGCTTCAGGGCACGGTCCGCCGACATCTCGAAGAGGCCGACGTAGAGATTCTGACCGACGACCCCATCACCGAGGCCGACGAGGAGGCCATCCACTTCGACGAGGGCGACCCCCTCGACTACGACGTGTTCGTCTGGACCGGCGGCATCACCGGACAGGACGCCCTCGACGGCTGTGACCTCGACAACGAACACAACCGCGTCACCTGCGAGTCGGACTTCCAGACCAGCGACGAGAACGTCTTCGCGGTCGGCGACTCGGCCATCATCGACCAAGGCGAGAACCCGGCACCGCCGACCGCGCAGGCCGCGTGGCAGGCCGCCGAGGTCGTCGGCGAGAACATCGCCCGCGCCATCAACGACCAACCGCTCAAGACGTGGACCCACGAGGACAAGGGGACGGTCCTCTCCATCGGCGACAAGGCCGTCGCCCACGACGTGGACGCGATTCCGGTCCGGACGTTCAACTCCTACCCCGCGAAGTTCCTGAAGAAGGCCATCGCCGCGCGCTGGATCGCCGACGTGAGTTCGGTGCCCACGGCGCTGAAGGCGTGGGACTCGCTGTAG